Below is a window of Colletes latitarsis isolate SP2378_abdomen chromosome 5, iyColLati1, whole genome shotgun sequence DNA.
TACAAAGTGTCTCGTAATTCGCAAAACTTTCGATCGTGGACAGCAGAAacagaattttcaaaagaaattTCATTCTACGTTTCCGGACCGCGTATTTCGGGACACTTTGCACAATGGACGCGAGAAAAAGTAACAAAAGTTTCGAATAAATATTCACGAGCGCAAGTACAACTAATCTCGCTTGAACGGTACATGGTTAAAAGTATATCTTTTCTTAGGCTTCCGTTCTCTCACTAGCTTCATATATTCTGTGTATGTATATGTACGCGACAGTGTTGGGCAAAATGTTATCCGATTAACGATATATGATTAACGCGAATAATCGGAAGGAATGCGATCGTCGGACGCAATTAACGCGTTAATCATCGATCACGAGACGTTTACACTTTTAAACACGATCGAATCGATAAGTTAACAATAAGAAAAGTTAAAGCAATTTTTCGTTGAATTCTATTAATCGAACGATTAATCTATTTCGCGTTAGCGATGATCGATCGATCATTATTATCGTCGTCCTGTTGTTCTTATTAATCGATTACAAAGGTGAATCACAGCGTACAGTAGACTCTCGTATTACGCGAATTCTTGGcaaactttattttttttttttttgttacattGTTGAAAATAAAAGTTGGCACGATAATGATCGTTCGAAAGATGTTGTTTCGTTCGCGTTATAAGGGAGTCTATTGTTACGAATTACTGCCCAACTCTGGAACGCGAGTGTGTAAGTGTGGTACGCAATAATCGCGACTCTGTGCATTCCTTCGCAGTTTTTTGCGCACACGCTCGCGCATCCCCTTCGGAGGCAGCAAGTAATCTTAACGATGAAAACGAGCGTTTCCGGTTGCGTCCGTATGCGAGAAGCTCTTACCGGAACCCCCTTCGCTTCGACGCGAGTCACGCCCCCGTTTAGTCGCTCTTTCTTTTCTGCGTGTCCTAATGTTTCAAAAACATATTCATCATGATTACCAATTGCGTGATAAACGATTAAAAGGCGAGACATTTTCGATAACGATCGgggaaaatgttattaacgagAGAACTCGGAACGAGAGGGAGGGATCCACTACTACCGGCAGCGAGAGATATATCGCATCGAaacgtaaatattaatattaggaTTCGCACGATCTTTCCGGGACGATCTGATTCACGCGCTCCCGACTAATCGTAAGTTTTCAAAACAGCGAAAAGCAAAAGTCGCGTGGCAACACTTACATAAGTCTTCGATAACACTTTGACGGCCGCTGTGCGTCGCGTACACACGCGATCCCCAACTATTTCGACCGTCATCTTTCCTCGACTTCGTACAATATTTTGGTCTAGGAACGTCGGTCAGTCCAGAAAGTGGGTCGGGGCGTTCTTTATCGAGAAGTTTTCAAAGCGTGCAAATTCAAATAGAACTCGATACGATCGATagaaataatattcaagaaaatTAATGGTTTCCGTAAATCTGGTTTGAAGAGAttgtcgagtatgtgttgagaaTGGGTGTTGCGGCCGTCACAGTGCTAAAATTCTATATACGCGCGATAATGTACAACGAAGGAACTTTTAGGTCCGGACGCTGAGATCCTGTGATCGATCCCGTGCGGTTACGAACCGTTGCGACTGCCGCGTGCCAAATCAACGCGATATACGTATATATACAGCTCTGAACGTGCACCCCGGACATCGAGGTCGAATATTCCGTCGGCAATTATGTACCTGGGTTCTTCCTGGACGATGGTTCGGCGTCTCCATACCCGGCGGTGCTCGTCCTTGCGTTCTTCGCTCGCGAAGGAGCTCTCCCTTGGTCTCGGGCAATAGAGAGACCCGTTTCCGTTTCCGTTTCCATTCCCGTTCCCGTTCCCGTTCGTCGACCGCTTCTTCGCAGAGATTCCTCGCCCATTTCTATCTCTCTCACACTAAATCTGTCTTCTTATCGTCATCCTAAACAGATTCTCACAGTTATCCAAAAGAATGACGCGACGATCGCGATTTATTCTGGCCAAGATCAGACGGATGGGAAGGGAAGCGCGCGGCGTGCATCGAATCATAAATTAAACACGTAAACGGTTTTCTTCCGACCATCCTCCGTGCGTCGTTCGTCGGCCGTCCCCCGTGACAACGATCCGAAACGGTATCTCATCGAACGAAAGAGGGAAACTCGGGGTTGCGTATCTAACGATGCCTCTGCGATTTCGGCGAAGGAGAAACGTAGAAGAGAACAAGCACGCGGCAACCTACTGGTCACTGGTTTATTCGGCTGTTGGAATCGCCCTCCTCCGGGTCGAGGAGATCGGAGGTACCCTTCGACGAATCCATGGAACTCTTCCAACGCGATCGTCCACTTCGAACTTCTTCTCTCAGGGTCCCTGACTTCTTTCTGTATCTTCCCGTTGTTGGTGTTTCGCGAGCCTCCGATCGATTCGCGACGGCCGCGATCCTCTGGATCGGCCGTGCCCAGTGACTCGTCACAGAGTCGATCGTCGTTGGCCGCGACCGGGATTCACGGGACTCTCCCTTCGTCTTCCGGTTCGTCAGCTGTCGTCTACCATGCCGAAGGCGGCGGATCCGGGCACGATCGTGCCACCGCGTCGCTGCTCGTCTCAGACGCGGTAACCGGTGCGGAGGTGCGTCGGATCTCGATCGGTTTCGAGCCGGGGATCGGTGGCCGGCCCAAAACCCCCTGGCTGTTTCACGACAAGTTTCGCTGGTCATCCCCGCACTCCTCGGCCTTCCTCAGCGATCTCTTCAGCTTGTCCACCAGCCGATTGTGGAACTTGTTCAGGGAGTTGGAGCTACCGGTCTTCGGCGGCGACGAACCGGTGCTTTTGCTCGGGCTCTGCAACGAGCTTTGCGAAGCTCTCGACGACGTTCTCGAGAAATGTCGGGACGTCAGGGGCACCGAACGGTGAGCCGGCGACGTCAGGAAGTCGGAACCCGGCGACGTCGACAACGACGGTCCCTCCGACTTTGAGCATTCCGACACCTGCGAACAGGAAAACAAACGATTCCATCTTTAGCATATAATGCCTGTTACGCGATGCATTGCTTAATACTATGCTCGATTCAACGAGAATTGCCACCAGGAGGCTCAAACTGTCGCAAAATTGTGTTTGCTTCGTGATAGAAACTTGTTCTATAAATGGAAACTATTATGATTTCTTCGTGACTCCCTCGCGTTGGAATCATAACTTAAATATAGAGATTTATAAACCTGTTATTTAACGAGACCGTGATTTACGATCGACGGTAATAGTTGGAGCATCGGTAAAACGTGAGGCTACTCGGCAATAGTCTGACTCACCGATGTCAAACGCGATAGAAATCCAAAGTTTGTTCGCCAGGCGCTTTCGAAACGCTTCTTCGTTTCGTCTCGAGCGTTTCGCGGACGCAGACGCCTCCTTTCAAAACTCGCAAAGACCCCGACTACTTTCACTACGATTCCATACTTCATATTCGACTCGGCTGCGAGGATCGAACGAACGATTTCGATAGCTCTCGAATTCTTTTCGCGTCTGACGGCAAACGGAACACTATCGCATACAGCGCGTCAGAGAAGTTATCGCAAACTCAGAGCGACGACTTGAGAGAAGTAGGTGAAATTTAATCGCTATTGTCTTTCTATACAAGGTGCTCCAAAGTTTAAACTGTGTCGGTGTATTTCATTCGTACGAGAATCATTACGAGGGAACTCAATTTTAATCGTGTATTTTACAcgtttatttgtattcgttgttAGTGGACAAATCGTAATTATACGGATAGTAATTCCTATACTGTACTGGTTTCTAAAGGGCGTCAGAAGGGTTGCAAGGGGTCAACGAGAGGCCAACCTGAAGACTcgttaatatatttgaatgGGAAACTCGAGCTTACGCGACTTGGACGTAATTGGCAAAAGTGAAAAAACTGCTAATTATTCCAAGTCGTAAACCCTTATCGATCGAACGAAATCCAAaggtattaaaatataattagcgGTCGCCAAGCGTCTTGCGTCGCGACAGTGCAAACGacagaaaaaaatattatataaacgATGTTATATAAACGATACAGTGCAATAATAGATCGGCGTTGTTAACGTAATCTATTTATTCTAGTTATGTTTACTATTTGAAATCGCCGATGGCGGTAGATTTTACTCTCAACGAAACGATCAGCATTTTATTTGATAAACTCGTTGGGTGTGGCAAAGTTTAGCGAATAGGGTTGTTTCACGAACGAGATACAATTGACACGATGCAAGCAGTTGTAGAAAATTATGAGGATAACTTTGCGACGATCTCCAAACGCTGCAATACTGGATGTGCTGTAGGATGTTTGGATGTTGTCGCAAAGGATCAGCGAAGCAAGATTTATTCTCGCGTGCGAATCTAGCGGTGCAAGACCAGATCCTTGAGGTAACGCTAGAATCGAACCAGCGGTTGGCAAACGACGCGTCGCATCGAATAATCAAAGCCACACGTGTGCACGTGCGCCATGACCGCGGGCACAGCGAATTTCTCGCCGCAGATTCCTGTCCTCTGGTTACGCGCAATTGCATAATCCAGTCGAATCGCGACACGTGGCCTTGCATCGAATGACAATAATATTCTAACACCTGGCAATTATTGCCTGCTCTGGAACAAATGGATCATTTTGGTATGATCATTATACGAAGATATGGAATGAATCTTGTTTGCTCTTGTTTGCTGTCTCACGTCGCGTTTGGATGCAATGGTTGGATGCATGAATCGCTGCACAAGCAGCTCGCGTGCGACCCGACACGCGCGATCGAAGGTGCAATGCCAGAACAGAGCCAAACCGACAATTTTCGCGGCGATAACTATCTCTCTCGAGTCGGTGGTTATGGATTAACGCGATTTACAGTTCCTCTCTGTCTCGCTAGGTACGTGTACGTATGATCCGCGAGTCGAAGACACCTTCAGCGATCACGAACCCGCTCTTTCACCTTCGTTGCCAGCGAACGTGATCGCGAGGGCGAGCGTGACCGAACGAGACGATGCTCGATCGATCGATGAAAAAGTTGGAGTGCTTGGAATGCGTAAAGAAATCAAGGATCGTCTCGGATCGGTACTTGTGGGTCGAAGCAAATATCTTATCTGGACGAGAATAACGAACGAAAGACATTGAAATCGCGAAAGTGACGAAATGTGATCCATGATGGATCCATAAAATCGATCGAATTCTTTCGATTCGATACGCGGGACAGTGTTTTGCATACCCGTTAGAAGCCATAATAATCCGACGAAAGATCCGATAAGGCTTATCTTGGTGGTCGTTGTTATCATCTCCTGCGCACGACAAAGCCTTTTTATTCGCTCTAATGGTTACCGAGATTTACATCGAACAATGCACACCGATACGAAACGGCTCGGATCCGGACTCGGTAAACTGGTGTCACCGTTATCGATGCCGTATCAGATTATGGTACGAATAAGACATCCGATAAGGGCGCCCCGAGCGAGATTTCACGCGAGACGAGATATTACTGCACGACGCATTACGAAATCGAGGATCGAAGTTGCGCAATTGTGCGTCACGCTGCGAAGAGGTACCTTAGATATCGTTCGAATGATATATACCGGCGATTAAAAACTGGCCTAAGTCAATACCTTCTATTCCTCGCCTCGTATCAACAACGGCGGATTAAATTCAACGTTTCTGAAACCATCGAACGCTGGCGACAGTCTCAGTCCGAAAGAAGCGTAACCGCGCTTTTTGGCTCTGTTGTTCTTCGTCGGCAAAATAAGACTGTCAACAACGGTTACCTCACACGACGCGAACGAAATAAACGCTCTTTTGTCATCCGTGGTCGAGTGCCGCCTTTCGTCGGCTGTAATCAGCCACCGACTAAGCGTAAAATTATGTCTATGCGACATTCTTGGGCCCCGCGATGCGCGTCTCGAAATATTCGATGTTTAAATTTGCTCGACGAGGACCGCGCGCGCCTGTCCGAATACCAAACACCCTTCGACGCTTCTGATTCAGAGCCTCGGACACACGTCGACGTCTCACGACGTTGGAAACCGGTTCGCAGCTCTAGGATCCCTCGGCGCGTTTCACGAACCGGAGATCACAGGAGCGCCGGGACGCTCTGCGAGGAACAGGAAACATTGGTCGACCGAGCGCGACCGTTTTCCGGGTTCTTTTATCACCGGAACGATAAAGTTGACCGGCGAAACGCAGTGAACTCGCTCTTTAAAAAACTGTGCAACTGCGCCTCACGAGACTAAACGAAACGTGACTACGACGCGAGTGGACTGGACGCAGAATCCGTTAACCCTTCCATATCGACCCATTGTTTACTTTAGATTCGTAAATATGCAATTTATAAACAATAGGAACTGTTCATTCCTAGCACAGTGATTGACAGTTTCGCATACcatcatggtgtttattatggcAACTTGAAAGGACATTTTGGAGAAATTAGATCTACTCTAATCCCGAGGCTGTCAGAGAGTTTCGAGGAACTCACCTTTCTACTGCGACAGGCCTGGGGATTGGAACACTCCGAGGACCGTCGGTTGCGATTTGTCTTGTAAATGTCCCACTCGTTTTTCACCACGGGCATCATAAACGCCATCTCGGTAGCCGGCACTCGTGAGCGCGCACTCTCTTCCTCTCTATCCCTCTCGAAGGACCGTCTCGTTTCTCACGCCGTACGCCTGTAGCCGCCGTCTTTCTCCCACTGTTTCTCCGGAAAGTTCGAACTGGTCACGGTCCCGTGCTAAAACCCTCGACAGACCTGTCCAGAAGGTTTATCCCAACGGGTCGATCGGCACTCTGCGCTTCACTGGACACGACGATCCGACTTTAGCGATAAAAGCGCACGATGTTGCGACTGGTCGCGACAGCGGTCGGAAATTCGAGAAAAATCTTGGTCCGTTCGATCGCGCGTCCGCTCGGaatctgatcgatcgttttggcGCGTTCGCGTTTATGTTCTGTTTTCGGTTGTCGCTGAGCGGGGTCGGTCTCCGTTGGTTGTTCTCGCTGCTGCGTCGACTGGAAAACTGCATACACGTCGTGTTGGTTTCACGGGTAGATCTCCGGCGTGCGTTGCCTTTTCAACGTTGTTCGAATACACGCGCGTCCGGTCTGGGCAGCTGTCTGCTACGGAATGAGCACGCCGGCGGCCGTGTGGTTAGGTGTAAAGCTTGCCACGGTGGGGACGGGAGGACCAGCCTATTGGTCCGTCCTGAGGCGGGACTCCTACGTCACGGGTTACCATTGATTTTCCAATGTTGATACACACGACGGCATGACGTCCCGGATTGATTTTCTGGCGGCGGTTCCTGCTGGATCGCGCGTGTACGTACGTAACACCGTGCGGTACATCCGCGTTCGCGCCACACTGCATCCTCCGAAAAGGATCGCCGTCGGTGCGTAACTCCTTCCTGATCCACCGCGACCTGTCCTCGACCCTTTGATCGCGTCGTCGCAAAAATGCGCCGCGATCGGCTCAAGGTCGCCCGGTAAATTGCGAACCAACGAAACGCGGATACCCCGGGGCAGCTGCACGCATTCGCTCGTGCAAGGGTAGATGCATAGAAACTGCGAACAATCGTCCTGGAGAATGGGTTCAGTTAGCCCTGGGGTCGTACGACTCACGAATAACGAGAAATCGGTTAGGATAAACGCATTCCTCATCGTGACGCGAACGATCATTCCGTTGGATTTCTGATAACACTTTACGAGTCTGTAAACGATACTTTTCGCGTGAAATATCTGCTTTAGCACGCATCGTTgcgaatgaaaaataattggTAGTTTCGAATCGGTTCGGAATTGCCCGCCAACGCCCAGCAATTATCTTCCGTCGCTACTTTACCTGTAGACGATACGAGAAATTCTCTTTGCCGACGATCGGAAATGCACCGACGATCGATAAattgaataataataacaaagcCGGTAAGTTATCGTGGGAGTTTTCAAAATAGTGATTTATTTCGTATTTTTAACGACGAAACGAGATTGAGAGTTTGAAAAATACCATTTATGATCGAGATGCAtgactaaaattaattttatctatCGAATAAATGACTTGCAAGGGTAGAATGAACACATCAGATTTCGTAAAAAGTAAATTTATTCTGTTTTGCGAAGGTACATGTCTTTTTGTTAAGTAAACGCAACTCGCTACTCGCGTCGCTCGCTTGGCGACCCAGCCGAGTAGTCGAAATAAATTACTGGTTGTTAACATAGTCGGAAACCCTGTAGTTTTCGCTCTGTCTATAAAAGATACCATTGCTCTATCATCTCGTTCGTGCTACGGACATCAAAGGAACTGTAAAGCCTGGCTTAGCGTTAACTTAATCGTCCAACTATCTAAACAACGCGCAGCTTTCTAGTATTTTGCTTAAATATTTCTAAGCGTAAGTGACGCTCGACAAAATTCGATGATTCTTCAAATCGATGTCGCAATTTATAAATCTCGAGCGATTAGAACTCACAGGCGATTCTTATAAACTTGTACTTGCGATTGTATTACCGTGAGCAGACTCTTGGACACTCTTGGTATCTGAAACGAATCTCTGTTTTCTAAGGAACACGCCAGAGATAGGCAACATTCTTATCTAGATACAAATTTCGTAACCAGTGAatgacaaataaaaataaaaatctcaaTTATAGAACagaagaataaaaatttaattgttcCACTAAAGTTGCCCATCTCTGGAACACGCAAGCTACGATAAAATTGTTGATCTTTCGCGAGAGAAGCGTCTGTTAGCGAATACGCTTCGTTGACTTTTCACGCGTTACGATCGAATTTGATCGGGTTCGGAGCACCGACTCTCTGTAAACTAGGAAAACCTCGAAGCGTATTTAAGACGTACATACAAGCTAGCTTATATTGCACTATTATCCGCATAGGAAGGTTTGAATTTCTCGTCGTCGACGAGATGCGTCGCGAATGCGTTTATTGCATCGATCTCTCGAACCGTAAAACTTAGATCGTATCTTTGGCACAATTAAGAGGTATTTGCACTTCTATCTTCCGGAACATCTCGATCGTTCGAGCCACGAAACCGTTCGTTTCGCCGTGGCATTTCTTATTATGTACTTAGAGCACCGGATTACAAAAAATTGAGACGGATTCGTTTACGGCCAACTGGCTACTTCTCTGTACACTCGTGTCATTCCAGTCTCTACAGATTCGCAAATATACCTAATACCGTCTATGCTCGGTGTACAATTACAACTTACATGCTAATAGATACTTTATTAATACCTTGTCTTTGGCGCAGACTCGACAATCACACTGACCACAAACATCGAAAATACCTTAGCTTCGAATCTTATATCTCGGACACCGCTAAATATCCAAATCGGTGATTTAAGTACGAATCTCGCTTACGATTTCATCGACGAAACAGTAATTACATGGAATTTCATTTAAACGAAGATATTTGATTCGAAAATCGCGTCGATGGATATTCGTCGCTGTCTATATTTTCGTTCTTTTCGACTAAATGCCCTATACATGTACTTTGTAGCTTTATAGTACTACCCTTTTACCTCCGAAAGTACTCGCAACTTAACGTAAAAATTAAAGTAGCACAGCGAGATTTGTCGCACGACGTCGAAAGAATAacattagaaaattttaatcaaAACCTGTCAAAAGTAACATGTTTCTGTGCGTGCCTACAAGTACGAAACATTTTCTTTCGATAAACGTCCGGTCGtttgcaaataaataaataaataaataaatagacgGAGTCGCGAAACAATGGAGAGAGGAAGTTAATGAACGTTTTAGTTTCGCGGCTTGAAAGCGCAGTTTGCGTAAAGATGGATTCTCTGATGGTCCCCCAGGTGATGTCGATGCTTGAATCGTTTCTTGCACCACGCGCATTGAAATCTCGGACCAACGCCGCACTCGAGGCGCAAGTGCCTCGTCAAGTTGCACTTGTGGGTGTAAGTACGACCGCATTTCGGGCACAAAAACGGCGGTCCGTCTTCCAAAGCCTTCAGCGCCTTCAAAACTGCAACATTGTTTCAAACGATCAGTACAGCATCCGTTTCCTCCCGCGATCGCGAACGAAAAAAAGAACTGCGTAAGTGGAAGAAGCGTGTGATAgtcatttttttgtttttgttgtgGCAACATAACAATTAGAAACGATAAACTGGGACAATGATCTCGAGGAACTTGCATCGAGCCATGCTGTTTGTAGAAACAAAAACTTTATTTCTCTGCCTGAAAAATCAAATCGTCGTTGAACGATCACCCAATAAATCGCGAGACGCGTCTAACATACAGTTATGAattattatagaaacatttacaATTGTGAAATAGTCCTTTGTTTCGTATAACAAAGCACGTTTTCGGGGCCTGACCATCGCGTTATACGGAGAATATCTGTactatattataaaaaattacttCGGGTACCACGGAGTTTCGtaaattagaaaatatttatttccaatgtcttacaatcgcatatacCTGTTTATACTTAATATAAATTTACATGCGCGCGTATTTTTCTCGATTTATaaacatatgtatatgtatatttgctTCTTCTCTTAACAGTTTCTTCTCAGACTCTCTTTTTCGCCGACACTATACACATTCCACAATGTGTTCGCCATGAGTTCTGAACGTGAGCGCGAACTTCAACAAACAATTGTAACGCAAAACGAGCATCCAACGATCTAATTTTATTCTACAATGCTATGGAAGTCTATTAACGTAATCTTGAGCGTAAAATATAAAAACATAATCGTATATCGGTTATTCTTTTCCACGATCTTACTGAACACGTAATAACAATGGCAGCGAGTCAGTCTATGCACGGTAACAAAATAATTAACTACTTTCGAGATCTCTGTTCGCAGTATATAGTACAGAAGGAGATTTGTAAAACGTAAAACGCTCTCCTTTTAACGCTAGACTTACGGAAAttgattgcacatatttttatcgaaattcTTCGCGTTGATCTTTTAATTAGAAAGTATATGAAATTTAACataaatttctaataaataataattacgaaTTCTGTAACTTTAACATTTCACTCTCGCGTGAAAATATAACTTACACTTCGAGTGTATACGGAATGTGCGACGATGAAAAACAAAAACTTAATCAAACGATGAAGTCGACGGTAATAACAAAACATGTTCATGAACGTTGAACCTTTTACAGACAAGCTTATCGTACTAAAAGTCCTAAACACTTaccattaattgacggtttcttggAATCATGCGACACGAAACGAGGGTGTCGTAGCAGCAACGATGGAAATTGTTTACGTTATTTCTTTGGAAGGCATCGCGCGAAAATTAGAAAGAAACTAAAACTATCGAACAAATCGTAGAACCTACGAATGTTCACAGCAACGGATAATACTTAAATAAATTTCCTTTAATTGCACAGTGAAAGCAACTGGATTCAATGTTGCTCGCGAGTTCTAAAATATCTACGGATAAGACACAGCATACCTATCGGGAATAAATATCGAGATGATCGTTGTATTTGTACTATTTACAAGCACGCGTGCGTCGAGTCAAAAATATCACCGATGCACAAACACATCGACATCTGGATATTCGCACAGTCATTCAAAAGTCGGGGATCGTGTTTGTCATTATAAATTCGATCGTTCTCGGTGTCCTAATTTAGTTTGGTCGATCAAGGATCCCCAACTTTCGATCGACAGTAGGATATCAGTCGTCGAAACCCGATGGACGGCGTTTAGATCGCCGTGTCCGCGCCAACTCAAGATTTCTGATGCGTTCTCATGTGCAGTATTAAGTTATGCTTGTGCTTGGATTTCTTGTGGCACACGGGGCACTCGAATCTCGGCTCTACGCCGCACTCGAACTTGATATGCCTGTTCAACGAATGAAGTCTTACGTAAGCGTTTCCGCACCGCGGACACGAATATTCCGACGAATCCCGCGCCCCGAACGTCGCGTGATTTCTCGAACCCTCGTTGAATCTCTTCTCCGACGTTTTCTCGAGGACGATCGGCTCGTTGGCGCAACTCTCGGAGTCTTGCTCCTTGCCAGGACACTCGTTGTTCTCCGTGGCTGCCACGTTTTCCGCCATTTGATTCTCCGCCATCATCCGCAAGTACAGTGTCTGGTATTGATAGTACCAGTCGATCGCTGCACCTGGCGAGTAGTTCCGGTCTAGAAAACAGATAAGAGGATCAGTATCGTTCCGCGGGGTCCCCTCCTCGCTTCCAATGAGTCTGTGTCTGTGACGATGATTACGCACACGGTGTTAGCCGCTCGAAGGGAGTATGTTGATGACAAGAACGTGGACTTACACAAAGCACAAATCAGGGTACACTTAACCGTTTACCATCAAAGCAATCGCTCGTTGTCCGTCTTTTCAGGCTTTCGCGGTGAGCATTCCTGACATCCAGGCGAACGATAGTGTACGTGAACCAACGAGGATGCATGCGTCAACCTCTGCCGTCCAGATACAGGGCGATTCTCTCGCAAGTGAACTCGAAAGGAAGTTTATCTGCGGGAGAATCGCCCTGTACAGTAGCCCTCGATTTATGTTAGATTTCTGGATGGAATCGACAGGGTGGAGCTACGATCCTCGCCCAAACGTGTAATCTGTTCCCAGAGGATTGACTGGACGAGGGTTCTTTTATTTAACGCATGCTTCGTGACGCATTAGCCGTTTCGATCGCAACGTTCAATTATGAAATCGGGAATTTTTAGATGAAttccattttattttcataaaaagGACAGCGAGGTCGTCGGTACGGATACAATGTTCGGTAAGAATATCGATAACAATGATTCGATAGGAATGAAACGTCATGATGGCAAGTCGTGATTTATTAATTATCTAGTAACAGGAACTAGTGAAAATAGATTGAATATCGTTAGAAAATATAACGATAGTCACGATTTACAATTATTCTCTCCGCGGGTTTGCGAGTGTTAAAGTCAGGTATCGGTACTTAGACATACGTACAAATCGATTATAAATTTTGCATTAATAAGTTTCGTTTGACCGTGCTCCGGTAGAAAAGTGTGAATTACTTAGTATATCGCTAGTCAGAGTTTAACGATCGTAGGAATATATTTTCTTCTATTGTTTTAAATATACAATCGATGATTTAGCACGAGGAGCTTCAGGGatcgtttcgaatatttttaaaaaattggaaaaataaaGTTGAAAGTTATTTGTATATATCTTCTAATCGAATCTAAACGTTTCATATAGTAATTACTTATGACAAAAATTTCCATATTTTACCTACTTTTAGACGGTGTCAACCCTTAAGGAAACAACGATATATTTGTTTTACTATAGTCAAATCATTTTGGTGAGAAACTTCAGACGTATCGACAAGTGAAGCTATTTACATTTACTATATTAAATTTCATAGTTTAAcgtatttcgataaaattacacGCAGCTGTTTAAATAGAAATTGGATAAAATctcgaacaacgaataaaatttttcgattAATTCGTAAACTAACTTCCGTGGACACAAACTAGtcaacgaattaaaaattttaattcgttgTTCGCAAACAAAATCTGTCCAACTTTGTCGTTACGTAACGCTTTGAGAAAAGAACGAtcgaaaaattgtattttacgaGTCTATTCTCAAGGAACATTTCTGTAGTTCTCGAGAAACGGAGGAGACAATTTTCTAAGGATCGTAGCGATAAAAAATGTTGCAAAAGTCT
It encodes the following:
- the LOC143341697 gene encoding uncharacterized protein LOC143341697, whose protein sequence is MAFMMPVVKNEWDIYKTNRNRRSSECSNPQACRSRKVSECSKSEGPSLSTSPGSDFLTSPAHRSVPLTSRHFSRTSSRASQSSLQSPSKSTGSSPPKTGSSNSLNKFHNRLVDKLKRSLRKAEECGDDQRNLS